The window CCCACACAACCTGAAACCGGCGCTTTTACCCCTCCAGCCGGCTGCGCCACTCTTCTGTTTTTTCTAGTAAGTCGCTTTGTGAGATCGAACTTTGCTCTCCTGTGGCCAACCACTTGAGCTGCACAGTCTGACTCTCAGCCTCTGCATCGCCTAACACCAAACAAGCCTTCGCCCCACTGCGATCAGCCCGTTTAAATTGCTTGCCAAACGCACTGCCGCTTAAGTCTAATTCCACACTAAAGCCGGCACCGCGTAGCTTTTGAGCAAGTGTTAAGCCTTGTGCTTCTGCGCCATCGCCTCTGGAAACTAGATAAAAATCTAGTGCCGGTGTCGTCTGAGTTTGCAACTGTTGCAGCAGGATAATCAAGCGTTCCATCCCGATTGCCCAGCCGACAGCCGGTGTTTGTGGCCCACCCAATTCGGCCACCAAGCCATCATAGCGCCCACCACCGCAGACCGTGGCTTGAGCACCTAAATCATCTGACTGAATTTCAAATGCCGTGTGGGTGTAATAATCTAACCCTCGCACCAGCCGGGGATTGAGTTCGTAAGCAATTCCCAAATCGCTTAATAACTGTCGCACCTGATCGAAGTGCCGGCGCGACTCATCACCCAGATAATCCAAAATACTGGGTGCATCCTTGGCAATTTCTTGGGTGCGTTCCACCTTACTATCTAAAATTCGCAGAGGATTACGAGTCAGCCGGTCTTGGGAATCCGGATCTAAGGCTTCTTTGAAGGGTGTTAAATAGTCGATTAAAGCTTGCCGGTAGCGCTGCCGGTCTTCTGGATTTCCTACAGAGTTAAGGGATAGGCGCAGATTCTTCAGTCCCAGGGTTTGCAAAATGTCAGTTGCCAGCGCAATTACCTCCGCATCCGCCCTGGAATCAGCGCTGCCTAAAACCTCCACCCCAATCTGATGAAATTGCCGTTGCCGGCCTGCTTGTGGGTTTTCGTAGCGAAACATCGGGCCGGTGTACCAAAGACGCTGAACGCCGCCTTGGGCGTAGAGACTATTTTGGATAAAAGCCCGCACCACGCCAGCAGTTCCTTCGGGACGCAGGGTAAGGGAACGGGGGGGAGTCGCTTTGTCGTTGAAGGTGTACATTTCCTTCCCCACAACATCTGTGGCTTCCCCTATTCCCCGCTCAAACAGCGCTGTATCCTCAAAAATGGGAGTGCGAATTTCCCGATAAGCGGCGCTGTTCAAAATTTTTCGCGCCACAAATTCGACCCGCTGCCAATAGCCAATTTCTTCGGGCAGGATGTCCCGCGTTCCCCTTAATGCTTGAATTGCGCCCATTACTCAAAAGTAAAATGTCAAAAGTCAAAAGTCAGCCAAAGAAGTGAAAAGCTAAACGTTAGTCCTGAGTCTTGAGTCCTGAGTTCTAAGTTCTGAGTGAATTTTTCAGTTCTTAGTCCCTAGTCCCCAGTCCTGAGCAAATTTCTCAGTTCCTAGTGCCTATTCACTTCCAAAGCTCCATAGCGATTGCTATAGTAAGCTAAAATCCGATCCACTTGCTGACGATCAGCCCAATCAACGGTTTCGGCGTACTGAATCCACAAACCCCCAACTTGACTTTGACTATAATCAAACTGCTGGGACTGTTGGGGTGTCAAACCCGTTTCCACGCCGGCGACTTGACGCAAATGCGCCGCGATTTCCCGGTACACGGCTAAAGGCAGTCGCGGCCATTGGACTTCGTACCGCAGCTGTTTTTCCCCAGCGGTCTGCAGTGTTTGCTCGCTCATGCTACAAACTGCTCACTCTTGCTCCACAACCACCTCATTATGAGTGCTAGGCAGGGGAATTATGCAACAGTTGACTTCATTAATACAAACCTTACCCGATTGCAAAGCCCACCGCACCAAGGCCACACGGTTATGAGTCGCCGTTTTGGTCAAGATATTGCTGATATGATTATCAACCGTGCGTTTGCTGATTTC of the Microcoleus sp. FACHB-68 genome contains:
- the hisS gene encoding histidine--tRNA ligase, whose product is MGAIQALRGTRDILPEEIGYWQRVEFVARKILNSAAYREIRTPIFEDTALFERGIGEATDVVGKEMYTFNDKATPPRSLTLRPEGTAGVVRAFIQNSLYAQGGVQRLWYTGPMFRYENPQAGRQRQFHQIGVEVLGSADSRADAEVIALATDILQTLGLKNLRLSLNSVGNPEDRQRYRQALIDYLTPFKEALDPDSQDRLTRNPLRILDSKVERTQEIAKDAPSILDYLGDESRRHFDQVRQLLSDLGIAYELNPRLVRGLDYYTHTAFEIQSDDLGAQATVCGGGRYDGLVAELGGPQTPAVGWAIGMERLIILLQQLQTQTTPALDFYLVSRGDGAEAQGLTLAQKLRGAGFSVELDLSGSAFGKQFKRADRSGAKACLVLGDAEAESQTVQLKWLATGEQSSISQSDLLEKTEEWRSRLEG
- a CDS encoding LuxR C-terminal-related transcriptional regulator; the protein is MAGVESQNHASLSLRELQVVELVAAGLTNQEIAEQLEISKRTVDNHISNILTKTATHNRVALVRWALQSGKVCINEVNCCIIPLPSTHNEVVVEQE